One Salvelinus namaycush isolate Seneca chromosome 4, SaNama_1.0, whole genome shotgun sequence genomic window carries:
- the LOC120045678 gene encoding arginine vasopressin-induced protein 1-like, which yields MDAEAASPSLSSTVAGPSTLWRLAERRSRKDGSGNIFGGVNLRQLQRLFTVAGDQDAEQRAELVWGHGDEAELAQALIGLRARGRRRGLRVAGRDTLGSRWLRAFNQLRIGKSSESSQQSKEQSSDSKTEARAKHSSPDTQPLTPKGPRGATGVRDDLTEGQGPAGASERPARPGALLKKGGESDPERYLHRILH from the exons ATGGATGCGGAGGCagcctctccgtctctctcctccaCGGTGGCAGGGCCCTCCACACTGTGGCGTCTCGCTGAGCGGAGGAGTAGGAAGGATGGCTCAGGGAACATCTTTGGCGGG gtgaaCCTACGTCAGCTGCAGAGGCTGTTCACGGTAGCTGGGGACCAGGATGCAGAGCAGAGGGCCGAGCTGGTGTGGGGCCACGGGGACGAGGCTGAGCTGGCCCAGGCCCTGATAGGACTGAGGGCGAGGGGCCGACGGAGAGGACTCAGGGTGGCGGGGCGAGACACACTGGGGTCGCGCTGGCTCCGGGCGTTTAATCAACTGAG GATTGGTAAGAGTTCAGAGAGTAGCCAACAGAGCAAAGAGCAGTCATCAGACAGCAAGACGGAGGCAAGAGCAAAACACAGCAGCCCAGACACACAGCCACTGACTCCTAAGGGCCCCAGAGGCGCTACAGGAGTCAGAGACGACCTAACTGAGGGCCAAGGGCCTGCAGGGGCCTCTGAGAGACCAGCCAGACCAGGAGCTCTACTGAAGAAAGGAGGGGAGAGCGACCCGGAGAGGTACCTCCACCGCATCCTCCACTGA